A DNA window from Methanocorpusculum sp. contains the following coding sequences:
- a CDS encoding heme-binding protein: MTETISYEVTGKAGEIEYRKYPALVLATVDSAGDDSGFNLLFAYITGKNSAKNTIPMTAPVITSAKIPMTAPVVSDGTTMSFVMPAGKTLDEIPEPLDMKVRIVPVPEREVAVITFKGKTHEKDVREEEAWLRKGLKDAGIEAAGEVFLMRYNPPWMPGFLRHNEVGVEIKR, from the coding sequence ATGACGGAAACGATCTCCTATGAGGTCACGGGGAAGGCGGGAGAGATTGAGTATCGGAAGTATCCCGCACTTGTGCTCGCAACGGTCGACAGTGCAGGGGATGATTCAGGGTTCAATCTGCTGTTTGCCTATATCACGGGTAAAAATTCCGCGAAAAATACTATTCCGATGACTGCTCCGGTGATCACGTCGGCAAAGATCCCTATGACGGCGCCGGTCGTTTCCGACGGGACCACGATGTCGTTTGTGATGCCTGCGGGAAAAACCCTGGATGAGATCCCGGAGCCGCTGGACATGAAGGTCCGGATCGTTCCGGTCCCTGAGCGGGAAGTTGCCGTTATCACATTCAAGGGAAAAACCCATGAGAAGGATGTGAGGGAGGAGGAGGCATGGCTCCGAAAAGGGCTCAAGGATGCGGGGATCGAGGCGGCGGGAGAGGTGTTTTTGATGCGGTATAATCCTCCATGGATGCCCGGATTCCTGCGGCATAACGAGGTGGGGGTGGAGATTAAGCGGTGA
- a CDS encoding class I SAM-dependent methyltransferase has protein sequence MDLRLKFNEDEMNYDHVRPTYPDELFADIIRYSSVDEGSHSLEIGIGTGQATKSILQTGCLVTAIELGDKLSDLVKKKFSKYDNFNVINADFMTLPLESDSYDLVYCATAFHWLPLEEGYGKVKDILKQGGTIALFWNHPFPNRKDDMSNQVNKRVYDTYCPSDKEIVEFGEKDCERRTRELEQFGFKDVKAKLYHRVRTLTSDSYIALLNTYSDHRTLDVKIKDAFEAEMKTLIDEIGGKINIYDTIDLYLARKP, from the coding sequence ATGGACTTGCGTTTAAAGTTTAATGAAGATGAAATGAACTACGATCACGTAAGACCCACATACCCTGATGAATTGTTTGCGGATATAATCAGGTATTCTTCAGTTGATGAGGGAAGTCATTCTTTAGAGATAGGAATTGGCACAGGGCAAGCAACAAAATCTATTCTCCAAACCGGCTGCTTGGTTACTGCGATTGAACTCGGCGATAAATTGAGTGACTTGGTAAAAAAGAAGTTTAGCAAATACGATAATTTCAATGTTATCAATGCCGACTTTATGACGCTGCCTCTTGAATCGGATTCATACGATCTGGTGTATTGTGCAACCGCCTTTCACTGGCTGCCTTTGGAAGAAGGATACGGTAAGGTAAAAGATATTTTAAAACAGGGCGGCACTATAGCATTATTTTGGAATCATCCGTTTCCCAACAGAAAAGACGATATGAGCAATCAAGTAAACAAACGAGTATATGATACATATTGTCCATCCGATAAGGAGATCGTTGAATTTGGTGAAAAAGATTGTGAACGACGCACACGCGAATTAGAACAATTTGGGTTTAAAGATGTCAAAGCAAAATTGTATCATCGGGTCCGCACGCTCACCTCTGATTCTTATATTGCTTTACTAAACACATATTCAGATCATCGAACTTTAGATGTCAAGATAAAAGATGCTTTTGAAGCTGAGATGAAAACGTTAATTGATGAAATCGGGGGTAAAATCAATATATACGATACCATAGACCTATATTTAGCGAGAAAACCATAA
- a CDS encoding cupin domain-containing protein: MTIYVTTLDKTPISENPHNVDVRKVHGSPSTDVVVITLQPGETLKKHMTPVDVLFYVLEGKGIVVIGDEETGVEENFLVESPKCVPHVLINDSDDVFRVMVIKKLTTGEGKDTKTRLL; encoded by the coding sequence ATGACGATCTACGTAACAACGCTGGATAAAACTCCGATCTCGGAGAACCCGCATAATGTGGATGTCCGCAAAGTCCACGGCTCACCAAGTACCGATGTGGTGGTCATTACCCTGCAGCCGGGCGAGACGCTGAAAAAGCATATGACGCCGGTGGATGTGCTGTTTTATGTGCTGGAAGGGAAGGGCATCGTCGTGATCGGCGACGAAGAGACGGGGGTCGAGGAGAATTTCCTGGTCGAAAGCCCGAAATGCGTGCCGCATGTGCTGATCAACGACAGTGATGATGTGTTCCGGGTGATGGTGATCAAAAAGCTGACGACCGGTGAAGGGAAGGATACGAAAACCAGACTGCTGTGA
- a CDS encoding isoprenylcysteine carboxylmethyltransferase family protein, with protein MNPQGSEPLSKNAVRILRVKGILSGTIPVLIMGVILFVSAGTFSWPMAWVILGVMFAATAFVTLLCSPDLILERMHKQKGAKDWDARLVRAMNLVGLLPLLIAGLALRFGWIGQVPIFAEGIALCFFLIGYGLFTWAMLTNRFFSRVVRIQDEKDHRAVTTGPYRFVRHPGYLGFILIVLAQPLMLGSFWALIPAVITVILFVVRTRREDATLKRELVGYQAYAEKVRYRLFPGIW; from the coding sequence ATGAACCCGCAGGGCAGCGAGCCCCTTTCGAAGAATGCCGTGCGTATCCTTCGGGTGAAGGGTATCCTGTCCGGAACGATCCCGGTTCTGATCATGGGGGTGATCCTGTTCGTTTCGGCGGGTACGTTCAGCTGGCCGATGGCCTGGGTCATCCTCGGCGTCATGTTCGCGGCCACCGCGTTCGTTACCCTCCTTTGCAGCCCGGATCTGATCCTGGAACGGATGCATAAACAGAAAGGGGCAAAGGACTGGGATGCCCGTCTGGTCAGAGCGATGAACCTTGTTGGTCTGCTTCCTCTCCTGATAGCAGGCCTCGCTCTGCGGTTCGGCTGGATCGGACAGGTCCCGATCTTCGCGGAAGGGATTGCTCTCTGTTTCTTTCTTATCGGCTACGGTCTATTTACCTGGGCGATGCTGACAAACCGCTTTTTTTCCCGTGTTGTCCGTATTCAGGATGAGAAGGATCACCGTGCCGTGACCACCGGTCCCTACCGTTTCGTTCGTCATCCCGGGTATCTGGGTTTTATTTTGATCGTTCTTGCCCAACCTCTGATGCTTGGCTCTTTCTGGGCACTTATACCGGCCGTGATCACGGTTATCCTCTTTGTCGTACGGACCAGGCGGGAGGATGCTACTCTAAAGAGAGAGCTTGTCGGGTATCAGGCTTATGCAGAGAAAGTGCGGTATCGGCTTTTCCCGGGGATCTGGTGA
- a CDS encoding amidohydrolase yields the protein MTTIPNEKITAFTGGRILTMDPDRDHAETLVIKNGRILDLGSAEIIQQYPGAEIIDLHGRTLLPGFIDSHNHLSSFGCFFPEWANLIGITDEKALFAGLAEHEKLHPGTGWLVGFGWFDAQCGGREFTRADLDAFCPDRPVVLVQATFHKSVVNSRALEILGIDSSTPDPRCGIIQRNPEGVPTGVLIEEAQVPVFREIMNADTRRHADLIEARGRELLPFGITAVHDPGVTPAAEAAYRLLYDEGRLPVSVLMMPHGAAVLDNDLGPRLAGPVTGTGDEQLRTGPVKLFADGATSETVGFAMKMHGQIIKTGKYRDDFAEALCAAARHGFQTCVHSFGNATTDAVLDAYEQAAKETPAGFVLRPRFEHVALLSDSQIGRLAKMNACVSIQPQFLVRGEGMKRAPLDEGKWFAFGDLSRAGVVVAASSDDPGGFMEARDPIKCSVMGSTMSAGDGRTIFPDQVLPFEEWLRMYTAGGAWAGGQENERGMLKGGLVADLVILAGELDPQNPPVVDETWKDGRIVYRRENTGKTV from the coding sequence ATGACAACAATACCGAACGAAAAAATAACTGCGTTCACCGGCGGTCGGATCCTTACGATGGATCCCGACCGTGATCATGCAGAGACATTAGTAATCAAAAACGGCCGGATCCTCGACCTCGGCAGTGCGGAAATCATACAACAGTACCCCGGTGCCGAAATCATTGACCTCCACGGTCGGACCCTTTTGCCGGGCTTCATCGATTCGCATAACCACCTCTCCTCCTTCGGCTGTTTTTTCCCGGAATGGGCAAACCTCATCGGCATCACCGATGAGAAGGCGCTGTTTGCAGGCCTCGCCGAACACGAAAAACTGCATCCCGGAACCGGCTGGCTTGTCGGATTCGGCTGGTTCGATGCCCAGTGCGGGGGCCGGGAATTCACCCGGGCGGATCTCGATGCGTTCTGTCCCGACCGTCCGGTCGTTCTCGTTCAGGCGACCTTTCACAAAAGCGTTGTCAACAGCCGGGCGCTGGAGATCCTCGGCATCGACTCGTCGACGCCGGACCCGCGGTGCGGGATTATCCAGCGTAATCCGGAGGGAGTTCCCACCGGTGTCCTGATCGAAGAAGCCCAGGTCCCGGTGTTCCGGGAAATCATGAACGCAGACACCCGGCGGCATGCCGACCTCATTGAGGCACGGGGCCGCGAACTTCTGCCGTTTGGAATCACCGCGGTCCACGATCCGGGCGTCACCCCCGCAGCGGAGGCCGCCTACCGTCTGCTCTATGATGAAGGGAGACTTCCTGTCTCTGTCCTGATGATGCCGCACGGCGCCGCCGTACTCGACAACGATCTCGGCCCCCGTCTCGCCGGTCCCGTGACCGGAACGGGAGATGAGCAACTCCGGACCGGTCCGGTGAAACTCTTTGCCGACGGAGCAACCTCGGAGACCGTTGGATTTGCCATGAAGATGCACGGTCAGATAATCAAAACCGGAAAATACCGGGACGATTTCGCCGAAGCATTATGCGCCGCCGCCCGTCACGGATTCCAGACCTGTGTCCATTCTTTCGGGAACGCCACGACCGACGCCGTACTCGATGCCTACGAACAGGCGGCAAAGGAAACACCCGCCGGCTTCGTGCTTCGGCCCAGATTCGAGCATGTGGCCCTCCTTTCCGACAGCCAGATCGGGCGGCTTGCGAAAATGAACGCCTGCGTCTCGATCCAGCCGCAGTTCCTTGTCCGGGGTGAGGGCATGAAGCGTGCTCCTCTCGATGAAGGAAAATGGTTCGCGTTCGGCGATCTTTCCCGTGCGGGCGTGGTCGTTGCGGCGAGCAGTGATGATCCCGGAGGATTCATGGAAGCCCGCGATCCGATCAAATGTTCGGTGATGGGTTCGACCATGAGTGCCGGTGACGGCAGAACCATCTTCCCCGATCAGGTCCTTCCGTTCGAGGAATGGCTCCGGATGTACACTGCCGGAGGGGCATGGGCCGGCGGGCAGGAGAACGAGCGGGGCATGCTGAAAGGCGGATTGGTCGCGGATCTCGTGATCCTTGCAGGAGAACTCGACCCCCAAAATCCCCCGGTCGTTGATGAGACATGGAAGGACGGCCGGATCGTGTACAGACGCGAAAACACGGGGAAAACTGTATGA